The Flavobacterium johnsoniae UW101 genomic interval ACTACAGCACCAGTTTCTACTTTTGCCAATAAAACAGATCTCTTTCCAGCCACTACCACTATTTACTGCCAGATACCGGTAACAGAAGGAACAACCTACAGCATTTCTGTTCAGGCCAGAACACCAGACCAGACCAATGGCGGCAGCTATGTGGGACTTTACAAAGGTAAAGATTCTGACGGAGGTCCTACTGCTATACTATCATCCTTGATGGGAACACTGGTTACAGACTAGTTTAATTTTTACAAAGTCTATCTAAACGAATTTATAAACACAAGCTTCATAGAGATTTTCCTTTATAAAGCTTGTGTATTCTTAATCAGCGATAATTAGGCATAAAAATGTCTTTTTTTAATGCTAAAAAAACTTCTACAGCCTGTTTTTGTGTTTTACACAATTTAATTTTGCAATGTAAAAAAACTATCTAAACAATGACAAAGTTCGAAAAACAAGAAATAGTAAGAGACAACAGGGTTGCCAGATTACTATGGTTTTCAATAGGCTTCTTATGTGCTTTTGGGATAATGTCCTTTTTAAAAGGTTAATTACAGGGTATTATATCCAATAAACGTTTGAAAACAAAAACGGTCTCAGAATATGAAACCGTTTTTTTATTTATAAAAGAACAAAGCTTATTTTAATCCTTCCCACTCTGCATAGAACTGAGCAAGGAATAATTCCATAAAATGATGGCGTTCTGAGGCAATTTGTTTTCCTTTTTCGGTATTCATTTTATCTTTTAAAAGTAAAAGCTTTTCATAGAAATGATTAATAGTCGGGCCATTATTGTTTTTATACTCCTCTTTGGTCATATTGGTTACCGGGGCAATTTCGGGGTTGTACAGAGTTCTGTTTTTAAATCCGCCATAATTAAACGCTCTTGCAATCCCAATTGCACCTATTGCATCTAAGCGATCAGCATCCTGAACAACATCTAATTCGACAGATGAGAATTTCTTTTCAAAATTTCCGCCTTTATAAGAGATATTTTCAATGATATTAACCACATGAAGGATAATGTCTTCAGAAACGTTTTCTGACTCTAAAAACAAACGTGCTGTTTTTGGGCCAATGGTTTCGTCTCCGTTATGAAATTTGCTGTCGGCAATATCATGCAGTAAAGCCCCTAACTGAACAATAGTAAGATCGCAGCTGGTATCACTGGCAATTAAAAGTGCATTTTTGTAAACACGTTCGATATGAAACCAGTCGTGTCCGCCTTCGGCATCGTTTAATTTCTCTTTTACAAAAGCGATTGTTTTAATTATAAGTTCAGAATTATTCATAAATGTATTTGTTTTGTGGTGAAATGGCGCGCTGATTTTACTGATGCAGCAAATTTACACTGGTATTTTTTATAGTTTAAATAAAAAATGTTGATTGTTAAAGCTTTAAAACTTCAACAATCAACAATGTTTTCTATATCAATTGCAAAAATCAATTTCAATGGCAATGGCAAAAATCAATATCAATAGCAATGGCAATGGCAATGGCAATTTCAATATCAATGGCAATGGCAAAAATCAATTTCAATTTATGTCTTCCTGAGCGAAGTCGAAGGACATACAGTATTTGATTTAGCATGAAATCCTTCGACTTCGCTCAGGAGGACAAGCTTCATAAATCATATATCTAAAATCTAAAATCTGCAATCTAAAATCTGCAATCTAAAATCTACAATCTAGCAGGTTCTACCCATTTAAAGATGTGTGATTCTTGTGGAATTACAATTCTTTCTGAAATTTTAGCCATACGGGCTGGTAATTTCATTAGGTAATCACGTGCTTTTTCGGCTTCGTCTGTTAAGTTGGAGATTTTATCAATTTCCCATTTGTTGATTAACTTCTGCATAATTTCAACATAATCAGTAGCTGTGTAAACTCCAATACGCTGTGCAGAATCAGAAAACTGTTCAAAAGCAGAACTGATCTTTTGACCTGATTCTCTTAAAAAGTGAGCCGGCATAACGATTTTCTGTTTCATCATGTATTGAAAAGCCAGCATCATTTCGCTAGGATCAACCTGAAAAATTCTGGTTACAAATTCACTGTAAGCATGGTGATGACGCATTTCGTCACCTGCAATCATTTTACACATTTTAGACAGCTTGTTATCTCCAAATTTTTTCGCAATCTGCGATACTCTGTTGTGAGAAACATAAGTTGCTAATTCCTGAAAACTAGTGTATACAAAGTTTTTGTATGGGTCAGTTCCAGTTCCAATATCAAAACCGTCGTTGATTAAATGCTGTGTTGTCATTTCGATTTCACGCATGTTAACACGACCAGACAAATACAAGTATTTATTTAAAAGATCACCGTGGCGGTTTTCTTCTCCGGTCCATTGTCTGATCCATTTAGACCATCCATTACCGCCGTTTTCCACCTGATCTACTCCTTCTACATCCATTAACCAAGACTCGTATGTTGGCAAAGCTTCTTCGGTAATTGTATCACCTACAAGAGTTACCCAGAAATCGTATGGAAGTTCTTTCGCAATTTCGCGTAGTTCCTTAACCTCCTCAAAGAAGTTTTCTCCTTCAGAATTAGGCAGGAAATCTGACGGCTGCCAAATTTTTTCCACCGGAATTAAATACTGTTCAACGAAGCTGTCCACGTTTTTTTCCAAAAACTGCATCACTTCTAATCGAATGTTTTTTATAGACATTACTTATTTTAAATTTGGGTTGTACGTTTCAGCTCGGACTAAAACTTAAACCTGTTTATACTCATTTACTCCTTCTTTTACTGCTTTTTCAGTAATTTCCATTAATTCTTCAAACTTATAATCTTTTACAGCCAGCGCTTTGTGAGCTGTAAAGGTTAGATGGTTTCCTAAACCTACGGGAAACATTCCGTAACGAACCATCTTCCATGAATTATTGATGCTGACAGGTACTACATACGCTGATGGCGCATATTTACATAAGATTTTTAAACCGCTTTGAGCGAATTCTTTTGGTTTCCCGGTTTTACTGCGGGTTCCTTCCGGAAAAATTACTGCAGATCTAGTGTTTTTTTCTATATATTCAGACAAGCCTTTGATTACTGGAATCGCTTGTTTAGGGTCTTTACGGTCAATTAAAACAGAACCTCCGTGGCGTAAATTAAAAGATACACTCGGGATTCCGCTTCCTAACTCCTTCTTACTTACAAATTTACAATGAAAACGTCTAAAGTACCAAATCATTGCCACGATATCGTACATACTTTGGTGATTGGCAACAAAAATAATGGGAACACCACTAGGAATAGTCTCTACACCTGTAACTTTATAAGTAGTTCCAACAAGGTTGGTGCATCTTAAAAGACAGAAATTTAAATAATCGACACTTTTTTTGTGTGCCTGATATCCAAAAAGATTAAGGCAGATCCACTGTATTGGGTGAAAAACTGCCAGACAAAATCCAAAACATAAATAATAAATTACCGATATTGGATATGAAATTATCTTTTGCATGCTTGAAAAAATTTAACGCCAAAAGTAGTAAATATATTTTTAGCGGTATAAAATTTGAAAACAATAACCGTTTTTATGGTTTAATTGTACCTTTGCCCTTGAAATTGCAACTTTTTTCTGAATTAAATGAACTTCACATACCCTAAAAATGAACGCTTAAAGAGCAAAACAACGATTGGATTACTGTTTTCTGAAGGGAAATCGGTTTCAAAATATCCGCTTCGTTTGGTTTACCGTCAGGCGGAAGAAGCATATCAGGGAAATACTAAAGTGGGCGTTTCGGTTTCTAAGAAATACTTTAAAAAAGCAGTTGATAGAAATTATTTCAAAAGAGTTTTACGAGAAACTTACAGGCTTAACAAACATCTGCTTCTCGATAATCTCGATAAGCCGTATTCTTTCATGCTTTTTTATCAGTCAAAAGACCGATTGTCTTATGAAGAAATTAATACTAAAACAATTCAGCTGTTTGAGAAATTTGTACTGCAGATTAACAAACCCGCAGATTCTGAAAAAGAGAACTAAGCCCTGACTCTCAAAAGGTAAGATAATTAATCAGATTAGATAAAAAAATCGTAGTTTTAGCTTTAAATTGAAATTTTATGCGAAATATTTTCTTTTTGTCTGTTTTCTTCCTGATTTTTTCCGGATGCAGTAAATCTAATGAACCGCAGAATGAATCGATGATGATTTCTGCTGTAAAATTACCTGCAAAAGCAAATGTAAATGCAAATGTAAATGCAGAATCTGATTCTTATGATCGCAATCCGGATTTGTCTGCTCCAAAAATAGAACAGAAAATCATTAAAGAAGCCACTTTACGATTTGAAACCGATGATTTAGAAAATACTTTCAATCAAATTCAAAAAGCGGTTACGGCTGGCAAAGCCACAATTATAAACGATTCTGAAGGAAAAGATTATGGAACCGTTTTTAGAAACCTTACGGTAAAAGTACCAAGCCAGAATTTTGATCGTTTTATAAATGATATTTCAAAAGGTGTATCGTATTTTGAAATTAAAAACATTTCTGCACAGGATGTTACAGAGCAGTTTATAGATTTAACTTCAAGATTAAATACTAAGAAAAAACTTGAAGAACGTTATCTTCAAATTTTGCAGAAAGCGGTTAAAGTGAGTGAGATTTTAGAAATTGAAAAACAAATTTCAGTTATTCGCGAGGAAATAGAAGCCAAAGAAGGCCAATTAAAATATTTGCAGAGCCGTGTTTCTGAAAGCACTGTTACCATAGAATTTTACAAAACAACCGCCGAAAAAGAAGGTGTAAAAATATCCTACGGTTCAAAAATCTGGACAGCAGTAAAATCAGGATTCTTTAGTTTATCTGATTTCTTAATTTCGCTGATCAGCGTTTGGCCGTTTATTATTATATTTTGTGTATTAGCCTATTTTATTAGAAAAAGATTTAAAAGAAAAAAACAACAATCATGAATCGTTATTTCAAAAAGAAATTCATTATACCAGCTGTTGCTGCAGGTTTTTTATTTATTGGAACCAGTTTCAAAGAGGACTTTTTTGAGATTGCCAAGCAAATTGAAATCTTCACAACCTTATTCAAAGCCGTAAACACGAATTATGTAGACGAAACCAATCCGGGTGATTTGATGGACAAAGCCATTAAAAGCATGCTGGGAAGTTTAGACCCGTACACGGTTTATTTTAACGAACAGGATGTTGTAAATTTTAAAATCAACAATACGGGAGAATATACGGGAATTGGCGCCATGATTGCCCGCAAAAAAGACCGCCTGATTGTTCGCGAACCTTATAAAAATTATCCGGCAGACAAAGCAGGATTAAAAGCGGGTGACGAAATTATACAAATTGGTGATGTTTTAATTGCTGATTTTAAAGATGATGCTTCGCAGCTGCTGAAAGGAACTAAAAACACAAAGATCTCAATAAAATACCTGCGTCAGGGAAAAACGTATACGACAGAACTGGTTTTGGACGAAGTCGATATTAAATCGGTTCCGTTTTATGGAAAAATCGATGAGAAAACCGGATATATTGTTCTGGCACATTTTAGCAGAAAGGCTTCTGCCGAAGTTAAAGATGCATTGGAAAAATTAAAAGCGGACGGTGCCACTCAAATTGTTCTGGATTTAAGAGGTAATCCGGGCGGACTTTTAAATGAAGCTATTGATATTTGTAATTTGTTTGTTCCAAAAAATGAAGTTATTGTAACGACAAAATCAAGAATTGAAAAACACAATAACACTTATAAAACAACAAAAGAACCAATTGATACTCAGATTCCGCTTGCTATTTTGGTAAATGGAAGAAGTGCATCGGCATCTGAAATCGTATCGGGAGCTTTGCAGGATCTAGACCGTGCTGTAGTTTTAGGAAGCAGAAGTTTTGGTAAAGGTTTAGTACAGCGTTCTGTTGATTTGACTTACGGAACTCAGTTGAAGGTTACGATTTCCCGTTACTACACTCCATCAGGACGATGCATACAGGCACTTGATTATGCGCACAAAGATAAAAACGGTGTTGCCCAAAAAACAGATGCGAAAAATTTTAATGCTTTTAAAACCCGAAAAGGAAGAACGGTTTATGACGGCGGCGGTGTTTTACCGGACATTGAACTTGAAGAAGCCAAAATGAGCCCCATTACGAGCGCTCTGTTGAAAAATGACGGGATATTTGACTACGCAACATCTTATTACTATAAAAACCCAAATCTGGGCGAAAAAATACCCGTTGTTACTGATGCTGATTATTCGGCCTTCAAACAATACTTAAAAGCGAACAAAATTAGTTTTGATACCGAAACTGAAGTTGCTTTAAAAAATACTTTGGCAGCAGCCAAAAATGAAAAAATTGACGAGACTATTGCTCCCGAATATCAACAATTATTAGCCGCATTAGAGAAAAGTGAGAATACGCTCCTTGACAAAAACCAAAAAGAAATTAGAGGTTTAATTCAGGAAGAGCTTATTAAAAGATACCAATACCAGGAAGGTTTGTATCAGTTATACATTAAGAACAATTCAGAAATTAAGAGAGCAGTAAACGTATTGAATAATCAAACTGAATATAAAACGATTTTAAAAATGTAGAAAATGAAACTTTCCCGGGTCCTTTTTTTGTTTATTATTTACAATTTAGCGGCACAGCAAAAACCAATCGAAACCGTATATTTTGATTTCGACAAATACAATCTTACTGAATCGCAGAGCAAAGTTGTAAATAATTTTATAAAATCGATAGACACGGCAAAAGTTGAATCTATACAAATTTACGGTTACTGTGATGACCGCGGCACTGACGATTATAATTTTCGTTTGTCTCACGACCGGGTTAATACGATACAAAATTTATTAGTTTCATCAGGGTTTAAGGAAAGTAAAATTGTTATTCTTGAAGGAAAAGGCCGTGTTGTGGTAAGGCCTGATACAGTCGAAAATCTTTATGAAACCCGATTACGAAACAGACGCGTTGATTTGATTGTGGTAAAACGCAACAGTTTTGGAAAAGATATTTACTCTTCTTTTAAAGACAAATTAAAGGTTGGCGACAAAATATATCTTGAAAGCATTTTGTTTGATATGGGAAGTGCCAGACTCACTCATAATTCGAAAAGGGAACTGGATAAAATTGCACTGACTCTTTTAAAGCAAAAAAACATACAATTTGAAATACGCGGCCACGTTTGCTGCACTCCTGAAATTTACAGTGACGGAATTGATAAAGACACTAAAGAAAGAAGGCTTTCGTGGAACCGTGCAAAAAACGTTTTTAATTATCTGAGTTCTAAAAAAGTTTCTAAAAACAGAATGCGGTATCAAGGCTGCGGCAATAAATTTCCTCTAAGAATGGGCGATAATTACGATCGGCGGGTTGAGTTTTTGATCACGAAAATCTAAACCATTATTCTAATTATATTGAGATTTTCATATTCTATTTTTCCTTAACCAATACTTCAAACAATAGTTATTACTTGGCTGTATTTAAATGTTTTATATATAAAAAATAAAGCAAAATTAAAAAGTACAAAATTACTTATTGCAACATTGTTGCTCAATATAAAAACCCTTAAAATTAAAAATCCCGATCGCATTTTACGATCGGGATTTTTTAATTTTTCTAGTAAACAGCACATCATTTTTTCTTCATGATAATTTCCATGCTTTTATATTCTGTTCCGTTTTTAGTGTCGAACATTTCCATTTTTCGAGTTGTGGGATCAACAATAGTATAAACTTCTCTGTAAGGTGTTTTCTTACCGTTTAACGGGTTAACCATTTCGCCTTTTAGTTCCATGCTTTTGGTTTTCTCATCGTATTTTCCCATTGCCACCATCATTCCGGTTCCCATATTATCTATAAAGGTTGTCGTGTATTCCTGACTGGCATTGTTGTAGGCTAAAGTACTTTTGCCTTCAAACGGCTGTCCCATCATGGTTCCTTTATAATCAGCTTCCTGATAGCGTCCGCCCAAAATCATTCTAACAACTGCTATTGAAGCTGCTTTTTCTGATTTTCCGTTTGGTTCAGACCAAAAAGTCATATCGCAGTTCCAGGTTCCCACTTCGTCTGCCATCATTTTGTGCGGGTTTCCCGGAGTTGCATAAGCCTGCCAGGCTTTCATTTGTGCCGCCGAGTCTAAGACTGGTTCTGCTTCAGCTTGTTCTGTTTTTACAGTATCTGAATCTTTTTCTGTTATTGTTTCTGTCTTTATTTCTTTTTTACAAGAAACAAAACACATTGCAAACAGTACTAATGCTGTGGTTAATTTTTTCATAAGTCTTTGTTTTTATGTTTGTTATAAAAACAAAAGTAAGAAATATATTAACCACAATAACTTAACTTAAGTTTAGAAAATTATCGCTTGTCTATTTTTACTGATTTTATAATTGCTTCGAGATCGAGCATTAGATCGCGTTCCTGATTTGAGGGAGAATAGCAAAATCCTTCAATTACCAGGATTCGGTTATAAAGAGGATCAACAATAGCGTAATTAATAAAAGGACCGGCCATAAAATCATTTTTCAGCTCCCATGTACCTTTGGTCTCAAAAGCTTCTTTATCGTCTAAATGAGTGGCAGAAAAATAAGGCGCGTAAGCTTCGCCGGTAATCATGGGTGTGTTTGGTTCACGCCCTTTAATATAACGGCCAACAGAATCTCTCATTTTGATAATATTGCCCACTACATTGCCCTTTGTTTTAAAATTGTGCAATGGAATTTGGTATATCAACAAACTGGTGTTGCCGCTAATAATGTCTTTTTTTAGCCAGATAAAATTTTTCTTATGCAAGACATATTCGTATCCTGTTGGAATTTGAATATCGATGTGAAATTTGTTTTTTATAACAGCAGGATTTAAAAGTGATTTGCTGTTGTCTTCCTGAATTTTTTCGATTTCGGCATCACGGATCATTTTGATAATCTGTGCCGAATTTAATTCGATACTGCAGATAATATCGTCTATAGATTTTCCGTAAATGCGAAACGTGTTGTGAGGTAAAGCTTTACTGTGGGTAATTTCAAACTTTTCGTTTGCTGTTTTTTTTACTACAATAATGCTTCGGCTGTCGGTTACAAATCCTTCCAGAAGTTTGGCAGGATATTGATTAATTGTAAAGAGTGGTTCTTCCTGAGTTAGACCTAAAACAGGAGAGGCAAATTTATTTCGGATGGTATCACCAACTTCTCCATACCATAATTGATCGTCGATAATTATGGAAATGGTATTTGTTTTTCCGGAAACGGGCTGCGACTGCTTGTCTGATTTTAAACAAGAAATCAACAGAAACGGAAGTATTAGAAATAAAAAATGGGTTTTATTCATTTTTTTGATTTAATGAAATAAAACCCAAATTTAAATAAGATTTTTTTATTATCCGTTTATTTTAAGTTTCATTCCCGGTTTAATATCTTCATCTTTAATACCATTCCATTTTTTAATATCTGAAATTGTTACTCCAGGATATTTTTTAGAAATACTGTACAAAGAATCACCTTTTTTTACGTAATAATCTTCGCTTGCACTTTTAGCCGATGGAGCTTTTTTCTTGAAAGCGTCTACAGAGTTTGAAGCAATCGCTGTTGTAACAGGCTCTTGAATCTCTGTAACAATTTTAGAAACTACTAATGTTTTTCCTAAACCAATATTATTAGACGTAAGATCATTTAATTCTTTTAAGTCCGCAATAGTCGTACCGAATTTTTTAGCAATGCTTCCTAAATTGTCTCCGGCAGCAACAACGTACTCTACAGTTTGAATTGAAACTTTATCTTTATCATCGTTAGAAGCAATTGCTTCTTCTGTATTTTTCTCGATTGCAGGTATAGATTTAGGTTCTTTAACCACTTTTGCCGAGGCATCTATATCTGATTTAATTTTTAGGGTTCTTCCTAATGCGATTGCATTTGTTTTAAGATTATTCCATTTTTTTAAATCTGAAATATTTACATTGTACTTATCTGCAATCGTTCCTAAGTTGTCTCCTTTTCTAACTTTATAAAACTGAATGTCTTTTGAAGATTCTACAGCTTCTCTAACTGATTTCCCTTTTGGAGCAATTTTAGCTGCTAAACGGGTTGGAATTGTTTTAACCAGAGATTCATGTTCTACATAAGCATAAATTTTATCTTCGTTTGAAACAAAAGCTGCAATTTTATCTTTTGGCAGACGAAGGAAATTCATTTCTCCATGATAAGCCGGGACTATATTCAGTTTGTAAGATGGATTTAAAAGCTGCAGCTGCGATTGCGGCATATCTAATAAATCTGCTAACTGCTTAAATGAGATTTGATTTTTGATTCCAACAGTGTCTGTTTCAAAGTTTTTAACCACTGCTCTTTCCGGATTGATTCCGTGCTCTTTGTGGTATTCAAAAAGGTACATAGTAGCATAAAATGCCGGAACGTATCCTTGTGTTTCTTTTGGAAGATAATTACGAATATCCCAGTATCCTGTTTTACCTCCGGAACGGCGGATTGCTTTTGTAACGTTTCCTGGTCCTGAATTGTAAGATGCTAAAACTAATTCCCAGTCGTTAAAAACGCTGAACATTCTGGTCATGTAATCTGAGCATGCTGCAGTAGCTTTAAGAGGGTCGCTTCTTTCATCGATATAAGAATCGATTTTTAAAGCGTATTGTTTTCCGGTTCCGTACATAAACTGCCAAAGTCCCGTGGCGCCCATTTTAGAAACTGCTTTAGGGTTTAAAGCAGATTCTACAACGGCTAAATATTTTATTTCCAATGGGATTTTTTCTTTAGCGAAAGTTTCCTCGAATATTGGAAAGTAGTATTCTGATAAAGCCATTAATCGAGAAAACGATTTTTTACGATTCTTAAGGAATGACTTTATTATATTTTCTAATCCTTGATTGTATTCTATCTCAAAAGGAGATTTAGCATTCATTGCTGCCAAACGCTGTTTTAAAAGTTCAGTTGGCAGTTCTTCGTCTACTGTCACATCCTTATTAATGGTTTGAATATCTTTTGTCAAATCATCGTAGATGTCTAAGCTTACTAACTCATTCATCCAAAGACTGTCTACTCTTGAAGCAAGATCGTCTTTTTTGAATGTGCTTTTAATAGAATCTAAATAGGACAACTTTACTTCTGGCTTTATTTCCTTTGCATGTTCTGAAGTTTCCTGCGCAAACATCGACATTGAAAACAAAGCGGCAACCACTAAGGAGATTTTCTTTACAATCATATAACATTTTTTTAAAATTCTATAATTCAACCAATTATAGGACTTGTATTTTTGCAAACTTAAAGAGTTTATGCATTAAAAATATGCAAAAAAATGTTAATTGTGATATTTTAGTCTAAAATCGCAGCGATTCCAGGTAAAATTCTTCCTTCTAACATTTCAAGCATTGCCCCGCCGCCAGTTGATACATAACTCATTTTATCTTCAAATCCGAACTGTTTTACTGCTGCAACAGAATCACCTCCTCCTACTAGAGAAAATGCTCCGTTTTTAGTTGCTTCTGCAATAAAATCACCTAAAGCGATAGTTCCTTTTGAGAAAGTTTCCATTTCAAAAACTCCTAATGGACCATTCCAAAGAATTGTTTTTGACTCTAAAATAACTTTTTTGAAGTTCTCTAAAGATTTTGGACCTGCATCAAGACCCTGCCATCCATCAGGAATTGCAGTTACGTCTACAATTTGTGTATTTGCTGTATTTGAAAAATCGTCAGCAGCTACAACATCAACAGGAATGTGCACCTGTACGTTTTTCTCTTTTGCCAATCTCAAAATTTCAAGTGCTAAATCTAGTTTATCATCTTCGCAGATTGACTCACCAATTTTTCCACCTTGTGCTTTAATGAACGTAAAAGTCATTCCACCACCAATAATCATGTGGTCTACTTTGTCTAAGATATTCTCGATAACTGTAATTTTTGAAGAAACTTTAGATCCTCCTAAAACTGCAGTAACAGGTTTTTCGCTGTTTTTAAGTACTTTGTTTAAACTGTCAATTTCTTTTGCCAATAAAGTTCCAAAACATTTATCGTTTGGAAAAAACTGTGCAATAATTGTTGTTGAAGCGTGTGCTCTGTGTGCTGTTCCAAAAGCATCATTCACATAGATATCTCCAAGTGAAGCTAATTCTTTGGCAAAAGCAACATCTCCGGCTTCTTCTTCAGCATGAAAACGTAAATTTTCTAATAATAAAACTTCTCCTGGCTGCAGGTTTTTAGCTGCTGTCTGAGCTGGTTCTCCAATGCAGTTTTCAGCAAACTTAACCTGAACGCCTAAAATTTCAGAAGCTGTTTTTAAAATATGTTTCAAAGAGTATTTTTCTTCAGCACCTTTTGGTCTTCCTAAATGTGACATTAAAATTACACTTCCGCCCTGAGCTAAAATAGCATCGATAGTTGGTTTTGCAGCTTCAATACGTGTTGTATCTGTTACATTAAAATTTTCATCTAACGGCACATTAAAATCAACACGGATAATTGCCTTTTTATTTTTAAAGTCGAAATCGTTTAGAGTTTTCATTTGATAATTTTTTAGTTTTTTTGAAAGAAAAACAAATATAGGACATTTCGGCTTGTGTTAAATTCGAAAAAAACGAAAAA includes:
- a CDS encoding HD domain-containing protein, which translates into the protein MNNSELIIKTIAFVKEKLNDAEGGHDWFHIERVYKNALLIASDTSCDLTIVQLGALLHDIADSKFHNGDETIGPKTARLFLESENVSEDIILHVVNIIENISYKGGNFEKKFSSVELDVVQDADRLDAIGAIGIARAFNYGGFKNRTLYNPEIAPVTNMTKEEYKNNNGPTINHFYEKLLLLKDKMNTEKGKQIASERHHFMELFLAQFYAEWEGLK
- a CDS encoding acyl-ACP desaturase, producing the protein MSIKNIRLEVMQFLEKNVDSFVEQYLIPVEKIWQPSDFLPNSEGENFFEEVKELREIAKELPYDFWVTLVGDTITEEALPTYESWLMDVEGVDQVENGGNGWSKWIRQWTGEENRHGDLLNKYLYLSGRVNMREIEMTTQHLINDGFDIGTGTDPYKNFVYTSFQELATYVSHNRVSQIAKKFGDNKLSKMCKMIAGDEMRHHHAYSEFVTRIFQVDPSEMMLAFQYMMKQKIVMPAHFLRESGQKISSAFEQFSDSAQRIGVYTATDYVEIMQKLINKWEIDKISNLTDEAEKARDYLMKLPARMAKISERIVIPQESHIFKWVEPARL
- a CDS encoding lysophospholipid acyltransferase family protein, producing MQKIISYPISVIYYLCFGFCLAVFHPIQWICLNLFGYQAHKKSVDYLNFCLLRCTNLVGTTYKVTGVETIPSGVPIIFVANHQSMYDIVAMIWYFRRFHCKFVSKKELGSGIPSVSFNLRHGGSVLIDRKDPKQAIPVIKGLSEYIEKNTRSAVIFPEGTRSKTGKPKEFAQSGLKILCKYAPSAYVVPVSINNSWKMVRYGMFPVGLGNHLTFTAHKALAVKDYKFEELMEITEKAVKEGVNEYKQV
- the rnpA gene encoding ribonuclease P protein component, which translates into the protein MNFTYPKNERLKSKTTIGLLFSEGKSVSKYPLRLVYRQAEEAYQGNTKVGVSVSKKYFKKAVDRNYFKRVLRETYRLNKHLLLDNLDKPYSFMLFYQSKDRLSYEEINTKTIQLFEKFVLQINKPADSEKEN
- a CDS encoding DUF4349 domain-containing protein; the encoded protein is MRNIFFLSVFFLIFSGCSKSNEPQNESMMISAVKLPAKANVNANVNAESDSYDRNPDLSAPKIEQKIIKEATLRFETDDLENTFNQIQKAVTAGKATIINDSEGKDYGTVFRNLTVKVPSQNFDRFINDISKGVSYFEIKNISAQDVTEQFIDLTSRLNTKKKLEERYLQILQKAVKVSEILEIEKQISVIREEIEAKEGQLKYLQSRVSESTVTIEFYKTTAEKEGVKISYGSKIWTAVKSGFFSLSDFLISLISVWPFIIIFCVLAYFIRKRFKRKKQQS
- a CDS encoding S41 family peptidase — encoded protein: MNRYFKKKFIIPAVAAGFLFIGTSFKEDFFEIAKQIEIFTTLFKAVNTNYVDETNPGDLMDKAIKSMLGSLDPYTVYFNEQDVVNFKINNTGEYTGIGAMIARKKDRLIVREPYKNYPADKAGLKAGDEIIQIGDVLIADFKDDASQLLKGTKNTKISIKYLRQGKTYTTELVLDEVDIKSVPFYGKIDEKTGYIVLAHFSRKASAEVKDALEKLKADGATQIVLDLRGNPGGLLNEAIDICNLFVPKNEVIVTTKSRIEKHNNTYKTTKEPIDTQIPLAILVNGRSASASEIVSGALQDLDRAVVLGSRSFGKGLVQRSVDLTYGTQLKVTISRYYTPSGRCIQALDYAHKDKNGVAQKTDAKNFNAFKTRKGRTVYDGGGVLPDIELEEAKMSPITSALLKNDGIFDYATSYYYKNPNLGEKIPVVTDADYSAFKQYLKANKISFDTETEVALKNTLAAAKNEKIDETIAPEYQQLLAALEKSENTLLDKNQKEIRGLIQEELIKRYQYQEGLYQLYIKNNSEIKRAVNVLNNQTEYKTILKM
- a CDS encoding OmpA family protein is translated as MKLSRVLFLFIIYNLAAQQKPIETVYFDFDKYNLTESQSKVVNNFIKSIDTAKVESIQIYGYCDDRGTDDYNFRLSHDRVNTIQNLLVSSGFKESKIVILEGKGRVVVRPDTVENLYETRLRNRRVDLIVVKRNSFGKDIYSSFKDKLKVGDKIYLESILFDMGSARLTHNSKRELDKIALTLLKQKNIQFEIRGHVCCTPEIYSDGIDKDTKERRLSWNRAKNVFNYLSSKKVSKNRMRYQGCGNKFPLRMGDNYDRRVEFLITKI
- a CDS encoding DUF1579 domain-containing protein, which codes for MKKLTTALVLFAMCFVSCKKEIKTETITEKDSDTVKTEQAEAEPVLDSAAQMKAWQAYATPGNPHKMMADEVGTWNCDMTFWSEPNGKSEKAASIAVVRMILGGRYQEADYKGTMMGQPFEGKSTLAYNNASQEYTTTFIDNMGTGMMVAMGKYDEKTKSMELKGEMVNPLNGKKTPYREVYTIVDPTTRKMEMFDTKNGTEYKSMEIIMKKK
- a CDS encoding DUF4837 family protein — protein: MNKTHFLFLILPFLLISCLKSDKQSQPVSGKTNTISIIIDDQLWYGEVGDTIRNKFASPVLGLTQEEPLFTINQYPAKLLEGFVTDSRSIIVVKKTANEKFEITHSKALPHNTFRIYGKSIDDIICSIELNSAQIIKMIRDAEIEKIQEDNSKSLLNPAVIKNKFHIDIQIPTGYEYVLHKKNFIWLKKDIISGNTSLLIYQIPLHNFKTKGNVVGNIIKMRDSVGRYIKGREPNTPMITGEAYAPYFSATHLDDKEAFETKGTWELKNDFMAGPFINYAIVDPLYNRILVIEGFCYSPSNQERDLMLDLEAIIKSVKIDKR